One Gaiella occulta genomic region harbors:
- a CDS encoding ParA family protein, translating to MGFVRLLPRSASRTESAVLEAELERAPEVPVSDLLSEPPEPAQDAVVSAAAPVLTPAPVQVPAPVAAVPGATGTRVIVLANQKGGVAKTTTTINLGVAFKEMGYRVLLVDLDPQGNLTMSLGLNPDTIETSMFDVLVRKIPISDVIARREVDLAVASIDLAGAELALAALIGRERSLEKALVEVRDRYDFILVDTPPSLGLLTINAFVAATGVIVPVQCEYLSLRGLVQLENTLAMVRENLNPRVGVEGIVPTMYDGRTLHAREAVEILEENFGDLVYRTRIRKTVRYAEAPVKGSSVLKYDPAGAAAEAYRELAREVLHGTQAREHA from the coding sequence ATGGGTTTCGTCCGTCTGCTGCCGCGGTCCGCGTCGCGAACCGAGAGCGCCGTCCTCGAGGCGGAGCTCGAGCGCGCGCCCGAGGTGCCCGTGAGCGACCTGCTCAGCGAGCCGCCGGAGCCCGCGCAGGACGCCGTCGTGTCCGCCGCCGCACCCGTGCTCACGCCGGCCCCCGTGCAGGTGCCGGCCCCCGTGGCCGCGGTGCCCGGCGCTACCGGCACGCGCGTGATCGTGCTCGCGAACCAGAAGGGTGGCGTCGCGAAGACGACGACGACGATCAACCTCGGTGTCGCGTTCAAGGAGATGGGCTACCGGGTGCTGCTCGTCGACCTCGATCCGCAGGGCAACCTGACGATGAGCCTGGGACTCAACCCCGACACGATCGAGACGTCGATGTTCGACGTGCTCGTGCGCAAGATCCCGATCTCGGACGTGATCGCGCGGCGCGAGGTCGACCTGGCCGTCGCATCGATCGACCTGGCGGGCGCGGAGCTCGCGCTGGCGGCGCTGATCGGCCGCGAGCGCTCGCTCGAGAAGGCGCTCGTCGAGGTGCGCGACCGCTACGACTTCATCCTCGTCGACACGCCGCCGTCGCTCGGCCTGCTCACGATCAACGCGTTCGTCGCCGCCACCGGCGTGATCGTGCCCGTCCAGTGCGAGTACCTCTCGCTGCGCGGCCTCGTGCAGCTCGAGAACACGCTCGCGATGGTGCGGGAGAACCTCAACCCGCGCGTCGGCGTGGAGGGGATCGTGCCGACCATGTACGACGGCCGCACGCTGCACGCGCGCGAGGCGGTCGAGATCCTCGAGGAGAACTTCGGCGACCTCGTCTACCGAACCCGCATCCGCAAGACGGTGCGCTACGCCGAGGCGCCCGTGAAGGGCAGCTCGGTGCTGAAGTACGACCCGGCGGGTGCCGCCGCGGAGGCGTACCGCGAGCTCGCAAGGGAGGTGCTCCATGGCACGCAAGCGCGCGAGCATGCGTGA
- the ftsZ gene encoding cell division protein FtsZ, producing MARKRASMREGPLAELFRATEAAQRRQGDEGAAGPAAPAPDQQSLIEPAAAAQPVPPPVLDPREQAALEETVEHVHDFAEEPPARMEPEPEPEAAAAPAPARAAKAARRAPAPKPDRPYEPPASRFLHSMPEGAPRLNVGGEAASYLAVIRVVGVGGGGLNAVNRMMDAGIAQVDFVAVNTDMQQLNLSDAPVKIHIGEQLTQGLGSGADPETGRKAAEEAYDQVRHALRGSDMVFVTAGEGGGTGTGAAPVVARIARDLGALTVGIVTTPFRFEGTRRRQAADAGVEALRAACDTVIVIPNDRLLEVLDRSTSMVDAFKIADDVLRQGVQGICDLITMPGLINLDFADVRTIMSDAGSALMGIGYSESANRAREAAERALKSPLIDTEIVGAKGILLSIAGGEDLTLLEVNEAAEVVRRAATDDTNIIFGATVDERLNGQVWVTVIATGLGGSHRRAYTPSSLAGAVAGPRSSPRSSDTELPSFLR from the coding sequence ATGGCACGCAAGCGCGCGAGCATGCGTGAGGGCCCGCTCGCCGAGCTCTTCCGGGCGACCGAGGCCGCGCAGCGCCGGCAGGGCGACGAGGGCGCGGCCGGGCCGGCGGCGCCCGCGCCCGACCAGCAGAGCCTGATCGAGCCCGCCGCCGCAGCGCAGCCGGTGCCGCCGCCCGTGCTCGATCCGCGTGAGCAGGCCGCGCTCGAGGAGACCGTCGAGCACGTCCACGACTTCGCCGAGGAGCCGCCCGCCCGCATGGAGCCCGAGCCGGAGCCGGAGGCCGCCGCGGCGCCGGCGCCCGCCCGCGCCGCGAAGGCCGCCCGTCGCGCCCCGGCGCCGAAGCCCGACCGGCCGTACGAGCCGCCGGCAAGCCGTTTCCTGCATTCGATGCCGGAGGGCGCTCCGCGCCTGAACGTCGGAGGCGAGGCCGCGTCGTATCTCGCGGTGATCCGCGTCGTCGGCGTCGGCGGCGGCGGCCTCAACGCCGTCAACCGCATGATGGACGCCGGCATCGCCCAGGTCGACTTCGTCGCGGTCAACACGGACATGCAGCAGCTCAACCTGTCGGATGCGCCCGTGAAGATCCACATCGGCGAGCAGCTGACGCAGGGCCTCGGCTCGGGCGCCGACCCGGAGACGGGGCGCAAGGCGGCGGAGGAGGCTTACGACCAGGTGCGCCATGCGCTGCGCGGCTCGGACATGGTGTTCGTGACCGCGGGCGAGGGCGGCGGCACCGGCACCGGAGCCGCGCCGGTGGTGGCGCGGATCGCCCGCGACCTCGGCGCGCTGACGGTGGGGATCGTGACGACGCCGTTCCGGTTCGAGGGCACGCGGCGCCGCCAGGCGGCGGACGCGGGCGTCGAGGCGCTCCGCGCAGCCTGCGACACGGTGATCGTGATCCCGAACGACCGCCTGCTCGAGGTGCTCGACCGCTCGACCTCCATGGTCGACGCGTTCAAGATCGCCGACGACGTGCTGCGACAGGGCGTCCAGGGCATCTGCGACCTGATCACGATGCCGGGGCTGATCAACCTCGACTTCGCCGACGTGCGCACGATCATGTCGGACGCCGGCTCGGCGCTGATGGGGATCGGCTACTCGGAGAGCGCGAACCGCGCGCGCGAGGCGGCCGAGCGCGCGCTCAAGTCGCCGCTCATCGACACGGAGATCGTGGGCGCCAAGGGCATCCTGCTCTCCATCGCCGGCGGCGAGGATCTGACCCTGCTCGAGGTCAACGAGGCGGCCGAGGTCGTGCGCCGGGCGGCGACCGACGACACGAACATCATCTTCGGCGCGACCGTCGACGAGCGCCTCAACGGCCAGGTGTGGGTGACCGTCATCGCCACCGGGCTCGGCGGCAGCCACCGCCGCGCCTACACGCCGTCGTCGCTTGCCGGCGCGGTCGCGGGCCCGCGCTCGTCGCCCCGCAGCAGCGACACGGAGCTGCCGAGCTTCCTGCGCTGA
- a CDS encoding lysylphosphatidylglycerol synthase domain-containing protein has translation MVTAGLSLAVLAGLCASPSLLGGRVGSAIAGLGAASPAWLWAAGLAFAGTSVCGALAWRAALRAAGTPLGIADAGARYGIGCGLNAVAPAHIGSAVRIALFGRVSAGGCWTVGGAAAAVGVTRIVWLGALVAIGSAAGVLPAWPLFAAGAVVVAAAAAACTARRVALPRRLDQILVAFRALASSPRDLAVVAAWALLGAATKVAAAAAIVAALGIDHPLRAALILVPAVELAAVMPLTPGNVGVASAAVALALGAQGIGSGTALSVGIAFAAVELLTAVAVGLAGGLLLSGRLCRPYVRLAAAGAASLGLAAAFGATVLPPVV, from the coding sequence ATGGTGACGGCAGGGCTTTCGCTCGCCGTCCTCGCCGGGCTCTGCGCGAGCCCCTCGCTGCTCGGCGGCCGTGTCGGCAGCGCGATCGCCGGACTCGGTGCGGCGAGCCCCGCCTGGCTCTGGGCCGCCGGCCTCGCGTTCGCGGGCACCAGTGTCTGCGGCGCGCTCGCATGGCGCGCGGCGCTGCGCGCCGCCGGCACCCCGCTCGGCATCGCCGACGCCGGCGCGCGCTACGGCATCGGCTGCGGGCTCAACGCCGTCGCACCCGCCCACATCGGCTCCGCCGTACGCATCGCCCTGTTCGGCCGCGTCAGCGCCGGAGGGTGCTGGACGGTCGGCGGGGCGGCTGCCGCGGTCGGCGTCACGCGCATCGTCTGGCTCGGGGCGCTCGTCGCGATCGGCTCCGCCGCCGGCGTCCTCCCCGCCTGGCCGCTGTTCGCGGCAGGCGCCGTCGTCGTGGCCGCGGCTGCGGCCGCGTGCACGGCCCGGCGGGTCGCGCTGCCGCGCCGCCTCGACCAGATCCTCGTCGCCTTCCGCGCGCTCGCCTCCTCGCCGCGAGACCTCGCGGTCGTCGCCGCATGGGCGCTGCTCGGCGCCGCGACGAAGGTCGCCGCCGCGGCGGCGATCGTGGCGGCGCTCGGCATCGACCATCCCCTCCGGGCCGCGCTGATCCTCGTCCCGGCGGTCGAGCTCGCGGCCGTGATGCCGCTCACGCCGGGCAACGTCGGCGTCGCGAGCGCCGCGGTTGCGCTCGCGCTCGGCGCGCAGGGCATCGGCTCGGGCACGGCGCTGTCGGTCGGCATCGCCTTCGCGGCGGTCGAGCTGCTCACCGCCGTCGCCGTCGGGCTCGCCGGCGGCCTGCTGCTCTCCGGGCGGCTCTGCCGCCCGTACGTGCGTCTCGCGGCCGCGGGCGCCGCCTCGCTCGGCCTCGCGGCCGCCTTCGGCGCAACCGTTCTCCCGCCGGTCGTCTGA